One genomic segment of Bradyrhizobium diazoefficiens includes these proteins:
- the treZ gene encoding malto-oligosyltrehalose trehalohydrolase, translated as MRPSFGARPTKDGVSFRLWAPGARRVDLLLERRHAMQRRQDGWYVADIDDLAIGSRYKFRIDDEIDVPDPASAFQPEDVFGPSEVIDHDAFAWRARDWRGRPWEETVLIETHVGTFTAEGTYGAMIDKLDHLAATGITALELMPLADFAGRRGWGYDGVLWYAPDSAYGRPEDLKTLIDEAHLRGLMVFLDVVYNHFGPEGNYLGRYAPAFFTDAHTPWGSTIDYRVPQVRAFAVENALSWLGDYRFDGLRLDAANHIMAVPGEQSMLQDLSAAAGELAKATGRHIHLVLENGDNRASLLDAAQEPPNGKYRAQWNDDYHHVWHVMLTGELNGYYADYQTPRMDLARALASGFVYQGEISEFWGKKPRGEPSGELPPATFVNFLQNHDQIGNRPLGDRLESLASPRQIEAALAVTLLAPMIPMLFQGEEWASTVPFPFFCDFQGGLADAVRKGRKQEYAWAYEKYGDEVPDPLDPATLQSAVLDWTGRTREQDKRLAFVKELLTLRRKEIMPRLKGASFGDARASDSGLLTAYWRMGDGTTLHLFANLSDKDIAYSKSNAGTPIWGGAAGNRLPPWSVVWHLGG; from the coding sequence ATGAGGCCATCCTTCGGGGCGAGGCCGACCAAAGACGGCGTGTCGTTTCGCCTGTGGGCGCCAGGTGCGCGCCGCGTCGATCTGCTGCTCGAGCGACGCCACGCGATGCAGCGCCGGCAGGATGGCTGGTATGTGGCGGACATCGACGATCTTGCCATCGGCAGTCGCTACAAGTTCAGGATCGACGACGAGATCGACGTACCTGATCCCGCCTCGGCCTTCCAGCCGGAGGATGTGTTCGGCCCGAGCGAGGTGATCGATCACGACGCCTTCGCCTGGCGGGCGCGCGACTGGCGCGGCCGGCCCTGGGAAGAGACGGTGCTGATCGAGACCCATGTCGGCACCTTCACGGCTGAAGGCACCTACGGCGCCATGATCGACAAGCTCGACCATCTCGCAGCGACCGGCATCACCGCGCTGGAGCTGATGCCGCTCGCCGATTTTGCCGGGCGCCGCGGCTGGGGCTATGACGGCGTGCTGTGGTATGCGCCCGACAGCGCCTATGGCCGGCCCGAGGATCTGAAGACTCTGATCGACGAGGCGCATCTGCGCGGGCTGATGGTGTTTCTCGACGTCGTCTACAATCATTTCGGCCCCGAGGGCAATTACCTCGGCCGCTACGCGCCGGCCTTCTTCACCGACGCGCATACGCCGTGGGGCAGCACGATCGATTATCGCGTGCCGCAGGTGCGCGCGTTCGCGGTCGAGAACGCGCTGTCATGGCTTGGCGATTACCGCTTCGACGGCCTGCGGCTCGATGCCGCCAATCACATCATGGCGGTGCCCGGGGAGCAGTCGATGCTGCAGGACCTCAGCGCCGCCGCCGGCGAACTCGCCAAGGCGACGGGGCGGCACATCCACCTCGTGCTGGAGAACGGCGACAATCGCGCCAGCTTGCTCGATGCCGCGCAGGAGCCGCCGAACGGCAAATATCGCGCGCAGTGGAACGATGATTATCACCACGTCTGGCACGTGATGCTGACTGGAGAGCTCAACGGCTATTATGCCGATTACCAGACGCCGCGCATGGACCTCGCACGCGCGCTGGCGTCGGGCTTCGTTTATCAGGGCGAGATCTCTGAATTCTGGGGCAAGAAGCCGCGCGGCGAGCCGAGCGGCGAGCTGCCGCCGGCAACCTTCGTCAACTTCCTGCAAAACCACGACCAGATCGGCAACCGTCCGCTCGGCGACCGGCTCGAGAGCCTGGCCTCGCCGCGGCAGATCGAAGCGGCGCTTGCGGTGACGCTCCTTGCTCCCATGATCCCGATGTTGTTTCAGGGCGAGGAATGGGCCTCGACCGTGCCCTTCCCGTTCTTCTGCGATTTCCAGGGCGGCTTGGCTGATGCCGTGCGCAAGGGCCGTAAGCAGGAATATGCCTGGGCTTACGAGAAATACGGCGACGAGGTCCCCGACCCGCTCGACCCGGCCACGCTGCAATCGGCGGTGCTCGACTGGACCGGCCGCACGCGGGAGCAGGACAAGCGGCTGGCTTTCGTGAAAGAGCTGCTCACGCTCCGTCGCAAGGAAATCATGCCGCGACTGAAGGGGGCGAGTTTTGGCGATGCCCGGGCGTCGGATAGCGGCCTGCTCACCGCATATTGGCGCATGGGCGACGGCACGACATTGCACCTTTTCGCCAATCTCTCGGACAAGGACATCGCATATTCCAAGAGCAATGCAGGCACGCCGATCTGGGGCGGCGCGGCCGGCAACCGGCTTCCGCCCTGGTCGGTGGTCTGGCATCTCGGAGGTTGA